The following DNA comes from Streptomyces sp. Ag109_O5-10.
CGGCGTTCTCCCGGGAGAGATCGACGCCGGGCGCACCGAGGTCCCGGCTCAGCGAGGCGAGTTCCGCAGCCGCCTCGGTCCGCTGCTGGATCAGGTCGATCAGCGACCGGTCCAGCTCCCCGATGTACTCGTGCTGCTTCGCGATGCGCTCGTCGCCTGCCCGGACCCGGCTCATGCGCCGGCTCCGGGCAGCCGGACGAAGGCCTCGCCGCGCACGGTGACCGGACCGTCCTCGATGCGGACCGTGACGGCCAGCCGGGCCCGGCGCACCGCCCCGTCCACGTCGATCGCCGTGACCCGAGCCGTGCAGCGGAGCCGGGCGTGGACCGGGGTCACCGCCGAGAAGCGGACCCGGAAGGACAGCAGGTCCCCGATCGGCACCCAGGTGGTGAGCAGACGCCCGAGCAGTGCCATGGACAGCATGCCGTGGGCGATCACGTCGTCCAGGCCCGCCGCACGGGCCGCGTCCGAGTCGATGTGGATCGGGTTGTGGTCGCCGGAGGCGCCCGCGAAGAGCGCCAGCAGTGCCCGGCTGACGTGCAGCTCCGGCAGTTCGGGCAGTTCGGTGCCGACGTCGGCGGCCGCCAGGGAGAAGAGGGTCATGATGCCTCCTCGCCGGAGTCCGGGGAACGTACGGCTATCACCTGGTGGAGGTCGGCCACCGGCTCGCCGTCGGCGCCGGTCACCGCCGTGTCGCGCACGACGAACTCCAGCGCCCCGCCCTTGCGGGAGTAGATGTCCGTGATCACCGGGGCGAAGACGAGGGTCTCTCCCGCGTACGCCGTCCGGTGGTAGACGAACCCCTGTTCCACGTGGAGGACCCGGGAGAGGTCCACACCCATCTCCGTCAGCAGGTCCGACGGATCCGCAAGGTCGAGGCCGAAGAGGAACGTCGGAGGCACCGGCAGGTCCGGATGCCCGGCCCGGCGGGCGGCGTCCGGGTCGGTGAACACCGGTCCGGGCGCCCCCACCACCTGGTGGAACATCAGCAGTCTGCCCCGCTCCACGTCCACCGGGAACGGTTCGGACCTGGTTCCCAGGAACTTCGGATCGATCACCGGATCACCGCCGGACGGTCCTTCTCCCGTGCCGAGTGCAGCAGTTCACGGTTGCGGATCAGCTTGCCGTTGCTGGTGCGCGGCAGCGCCGCGGAGCTGAAGTGGAAGGCCCTGGGAATCTTGTGCGGGCTCAGCCGCCCCCGGCACCAGTCCAGCAGTTCCCGCTTCGGCAGGCCGCCGTCCGCGACCAGGTGGGCCTCGATCGCCTCACCGAAGACCACGACCGCCTCACTGACGGCCGGATGTTCCAGCAGCGCCAGCTCGACCTCCATGAGGTCGACCTTCAGCCCGCCGATCGCCACCAGCGAGTCGGCCCGCCCGGTGATCTCCAGCACCCCGGAGCCGGGCCGGAGCGTGCAGCGGTCGTACGTGTTCAGCCAGCCGTCCGTGTACCGGTCGGTGCGGTCGGCGTGCAGGTACGGGTTCTCGGACAGCCGCACCCGCAGCGTCCCGTCCGTGACCGCGGTCTCGATGCCCGGCGCGGGCAGCCCCACCGCCGGCGAGCCGTGCCGCCCCGTCAGATCGGTCGCGATGATGCCGACCTCGGTCATGCCGTACGCCTGCCCGATCCGGACGCCGTGCCGCTCCGCGAAGCGGGCCGACACCTCGGACGGCATCGCCTCGCCGCCGGAGACGGCCAGCCGCAGGGCCGGCAGGGACGGCACCGTCGCGGCCCGGCTCAGCAGGTCGAAGTGGACCGGTACCCCGAACACCGCGTCCACCGGGCGGTCGGCCATCAGCCTCAGCAGCTCGTACGGCTGCGGTCGCGCGGCGAAGTGCAGCGTGACCCCGGTGGACAGCGCGTGCAGCACCCCGCCGATCAGACCGAAGGAGTGCACCAGCGAGCTGAGCAGCAGCAGGTTCTCACCGCGTTTCGGCATGTCGGGGAGGGCCGCGAAGCGTTCCACCTCCGCGAGCAGCGACCGGCCGGTACGGCCGATCACCTTGGGCAGCCCGGTGGAGCCCGAGCTGAACTGGAGCAGGCAGTGCTCGCTCTGCGCGGCCCGGCCGGTCGGGCGGCGCTCCACCACCACCTCGCACTCGTCCCGGAACACGGCCGTGGACCGGCCGGCGGTGCCGGACGTCAGGTGGAACTGCGGCTCGCACAGCTCCAGCAGCCTGGTGGTCTCGGCGGGCGTCAGCCGCGGGTCGAGGAGCATGACCTGCGCGCCCGCGGACCACAGGGCGAACACCGACCAGAGCAGGGTGAAACTCGGCGGTACCTGGACGGCGACCGTGCCGCCGCCTCGCACCCCGTGCGCCCGCAGGGTGCCGAGCGTGCGCTCGGTCTCGGCCTGCAGCCGTGCGCGGGGGACCACGGTCTCGCCGTGGGCCCACACCTCGTCGAAACGTTCCTTGTCCGACAGGAGAGCGGCGAGCCAGGCGCTGAAGTCCGTGGCGGCAGCCATCGCGTCATCCTTCCGTCAGGAATCCCGTCACTTCTCGATGCAGAACTCGCCCACCGGCCAGCCGACATGACGCTTGTCGGTGGCGAGGTAGCCGAGCAGCTTGTCGCCGGGCTTGAGTTCGGTGCAGTTGAGCACCGCCGCACCGGGGCCGAGCACCCGGACGTGCCAGTCGTCCTGCAGCGTGAGGCTGACCTCGACACCGCTCTCCGACTTCGCCCGGATCGTCAGCAGCGGACGCGACTCCAGCTTCACCCGGCCCACGACGATCCGCCGGGTCCGCCCGTCGGCGGTGACACCGAGCACCGTGCTGCCGGCCTTGAGCTCACTGAGGTAGTTCGTGCGGTTGTCCGCCCCGAGGACGTAGGAGTGCAGGGCACCCGCGTTCACCCGGAACGGCCGGGTCGGCATGTACGGCAGCGGATGGGTCTCGCTCACGCACAGCACGAAGCCGTGCGCGTACGAGCCGACGAGGATGCCCTCGTCCTTCTCGAAGTGCGTGCAGGTGTCGACGCACACCCGGTCGCCGAGGCCGTTGTGCTCGATGGACTCCACGGTCAGGGTGGTCAGTTCGAGGTCCGGCGTGGTGCTCGCCAGCAGCGAGGTGAGGCCGAAGACGTCGTTGGCGTCCTTGGGAGCCAGCAGCAGGCCGTCCGAGCCCTTCTCCAGGACGTCCACGATGATGCCCGCCTCCTCCAGGTCGGCGGCCTCGCATATGAGCCGCCCGGGGGACTTGTCGGCGGCCGCGATCACGATCTCCAGCGGGATCTTGGTGGGATCGCGGAACTTCACCACCGTGTACTCCAACGCCTGGGCCGCGGCGCAGGCCACCTTGAGCGTGGGGTCGTCGACGACCTCCACGAGGGCGCCTGTCCGGTCGGGCCGCTCGGCCGCGGCCAGCTTGAGCTTCTCCAGCTCCGCCGTGCTGCCGACCCGGGTGAGCACCACGTCGGCGATGTCGGCGGCCTCCGGCGCGAGCACCGCGCCCGGCTCGGCGACCAGCAGCTTCTGCACCGTCGGCGGCAGGGTCGCGAGCGTCTCGAGCCGGTCGTCCAGCACGCCGGCCAGCCGGGCGTGAACCGTCGCGTCCACGATCGACTCCCGCTGGTCGGCGGCGACGGAGCGGAGATCAACCCATGCGAATTTCACAACTACCATCCCTACGGTCGGCACGCTTGACTGGCAGAACCCTCGCACCGGGCGCCGGCGGCCGACATGCTCGACAGGGCTGCTCGACCGGCTCCGGTCGCCCAGGCCCCCACCTGCCTGTCCGGCTACCTCCATCGCGCTGCCCGCGGCTCCCTTACAGACGCTCCATTCGGGGGCTGTCCCGCCCTTGCGTTCGCGCCAGACTCCAGATGCCTGCCGAGGCGTGGCGACATCCTCATGCAAACCAGGAGTTGATGGAGTATGACTGCACGGTCCGACGGCCTCGCCGTTCGGCTGGCCCGGCTCTCCCGGCACCGGGACGGGCGCTTCTTCTTCGTACCGATGGACCACTCGGTGGCGGACGGCCCGATCGTCGGCGCCGCCCGCTTCAACGGGCTGGTGGGTGACGTGGTGGCGGGCGGAGCCGACGCGATCGTCGTGCACAAGGGACGGGCCAGGACGGTCGATCCGCGGCTGCTCCGCGAGTGCGCCCTGATCGTCCACCTCAGTGCCAGCACCCCGCACGCGCTCGACGGCCATGCGAAGGTCCTGGTCGGTGACGTCGAAGAGGCCGTACGGCTCGGCGCGGACGCGGTGAGCGTGCACGTCAACATCGGATCCGACACCGAGGCCGCGCAGCTCGCGGACCTCGGTTCGGTGGCCGACGCCTGCCAGCGGTGGAACGTTCCGCTGCTGGCCATGGTCTACCCGCGCGGCCCGCGGATCGCCGACCCGCACGACCCCACGCTGCTCGCCCACGTGGTGAACGTGGCCGCCGATCTCGGCGCCACCCTGGTGAAGACCGCCTGGCCGGAACCGCTCGACCGGATGGCCGAGATCGTCGAGAGCTGCCCGATCCCGGTACTGCTCGCGGGCGGGCCGGCGCGGGGAGCCGCGCTCAACGAGTTCGCTGCCTCCGTCATGGCCGCCGGCGGCAGCGGGCTCGCCGTGGGCCGCGGCGTCTTCCAGCACGCCGAGCCCGTCAAGGCGGTCCGGGAGCTCGCCTCGGTGATCCACGGCATGCCCGACTCCGCGGAACTGCTGACCGGCCGGGTCCCGGCCGTCGTGCGGTGAGCGGGCGCTCCACACGGCCCCCGACTCCCGCTTCTCCTCACCCGACTGCCGAAGGAACGACCCATGCATGATGAGACCCGCGCGTTCGTGCTCACCGTGGTGCGCGACGTGATCAACCTGCCGCTCCCGGACCGGATCGACGATCGCACACCGCTGGGCGACGGCGGCCTGGGCCTGGAGTCCCTCGCCACGATCGAGCTGATGCTCCAGCTGGAGGGCGAGTACGACATCGAGCTCCCGGAGTCGGAGCTGGACCCCGAGGTGGTCTCCACCCTCGGCGACCTCGTGGCGCTGGTGGTGGAGCGGCGGTCCCGCGTCACCGCGGGCGGGGCGGCTCAGTGATCTCGGTCCGGGACGTCGTAGGGATGCTCCGCGACTGCGGGGTGCTCACCGAGGACTCCGCCGACGACGAGGAGTTCGTCCTCGACTCGATGACCCTGGTCTGGCTGGTGCACCTGCTCCAGGAGGAGCACGGCATCACGATCCGGCCGGACGAGGAGGAGGAGCTGGCCTCCTGCGCCTCGGCGGGCGAACTCCACCGCCGGCTCACCCGCATCACGTCCCAGGAGGTCGTCCATGACGCATGAGGTGGCGATCACTGGATTCGGTGTGTTCACCGCCTTCGGCTTCGGCGCCGAGGCCCTGCGCGACGGCGTGTTCGGCGGGCGGCCCGGATTCACGCCGGTCACCCGGTTCGACCCGGCCCCCTACCGGGCCACGTACGCCGGTACCTACGAGGGCGACGGACCGTCCGTCCCGGACGTGCCGGTGAAGCCCGGCTACACCCCGTCCCAGTCGGAGCTGCTGGAGGCGTGCGCCGTCGAGGCCCTCCGGATGGCGGGGACCGACGGAGCCGGCGCGCCGGTCCTGCTCGGCACGAACGGCGACTACGCGGCGGCCCGTTCCTTCTGGGAGGACCGGGCCGCCGGGCACGAGCCGGTGGACCGGCGCATGCTGGACAGCCTGCCGGCCCGGCTCGCACACCGGTTGGGGGAGCGACTCGGCCTGGGCCGGCCCAGGCTCGCGTTCGTGAACGCGTGCGTCGCCTCCACCAACGCGATCGCGCACGGTGCGGAGCTGATCAGGAGCGGCGCCGCGCACACCGTCGTCTGCGGCGGGGCGTACCTGGTCACCGAAGACGTCTTCGCCAAGTTCGACTCGGGCAAGGCGCTCAGCCGGCGGGATGCCGTCCGCCCCTTCTCGGCCGACCGGGACGGCCTGCTGCAGGGCGACGGGGTGGCGGTGCTGGTCCTGGAGGACGCCGCCCGCGCCCGTGCCCGCGGGAGCGAGGTGCTGGCCCGCGTCACCGGGTGGGGCATGGCGGCCGACGCCCACCATGTCATCCAGCCGCACCCGCAGGGCCTCGGCCTCGCGGCGGCCGCCGGTGCCGCACTGCGGCGTGCCGGAGTCGAGCCGGGGCAACTCGGCTACGTCAACGCGCACGGCACGGGAACCCCGCTGAACGATGTGGCGGAGACCGCCGCGCTGCACCGGATCCTGCGCCGGCACACGGCAGAGGTGCCGGTCAGCTCCACCAAGAGCAGCACCGGCCACATGCTGGAGGCCACCGGGGCCGTCGAGGCCGTGATCACCCTGCTCGCCCTGCGCGACGGCGTACTGCCGCCCACCGCGGGCCTGACCGACCCGGATCCGGCTTGCGACCTGCACCACGTACCCGGTACGGCCCGTCCGGCGCGCATCGAGCGCGCGCTCTCCCTCAACGCCGCCTTCGGCGGGGTCAACGCGGCGCTCCTGCTGGAGCGCGCATGACGGCCCGCGCCACGTACCGCGAGAGCGGCCCCGGCCGGCTGCCGCAGCTCCGAGAGGACCCCAGCATGCCCACCGTGCTCAGCAAGCCGCGTGCGATCGCGAGCGCGGCCTGCCGGACTCCCTGGGGAGAGGCGGCGGCCGGCCTTCCCGGCGCCGCCGAGGTCGAACTGCCCAAGGTGGTCGGCTTCGTGGTCTCCCGGTTCAGCCCGCTGGTCCACGACGTGGTGACCGCCTGCCTCGGCGAGCCGGGCTCGACGGACGACCTGGTCGGCGCCGCCGGACCCCGGACGGCCGTCGTACTGGCCACCCTGTTCGGCGACACCACGACCACGGACACCGCGACCCAGCGCCTGGTGGCCGGCCAGGTGCACAGTCCCCTGCTGTTCTTCCAGTCCGTCACCACGTCGATCCTCGGTCACCTGACCAAGCGGTACGGCATCACCGGACAGCTCACCTGCCTCTCCGCCGGCGGTGACCTGGCCACCGAGGCCTTCCGCGCGGCCGACCTGCTGCTCGACCAGGACGCCGTGGAACAGGTCCTGGTGATCGGGGTGGAGACGGCACCGGGCGAGCGGGCCACCTGGGTGCACGGCCGCACCGCGGCCGAGGACGGCCTCGACGCGCTGCCGGCCGGGGACGCGGCGGTGGCCCTGCTGCTGCGCCGTACCGGGACCGGCCTGCCCGAGCTGTGCGGCCTGCCGGAGGAGCCGGACCGGCCGGCCGGTCCGACGGTGCCGTGGAGCGCGCCGTTCGGCTGGCTGCGGGCCCTGGTCGAGACGGCGCAGGCCGCCGACCGGGTGCGGAGCGGTCGCGTGACGCAGACGGTGATCCACAGCACCGGACCCGACCGCTTCCGCGTCGGGCCCCTCGCCCCGTGACATTCCCCGGGAGCGGCACGAAGGGCCACGAGCACGGCGCGCGAGGACGGCGCACGAGCACAGTCACGAGTACGAGAGGAAGTGTGTCCACCTTGAAGGTGCCCCCTCCGTCGGAGGAACCCGAAGAGAACGAGCCCGCTCCCGACTGCTGTGTGGTCGGCGCGGGCCCGGCCGGCCTGCTGGCGGCGCTGCTGCTCGGCCGCCGGGGCCGGCGGGTCACCGTCCTGGAGCGTCGGCCGGATCCGGCCGGCGCCGCACCGGCGGCCGGCGGATCCGTCATCGTCCAGCCCGTCACCCTGGGCCTGCTGGACCAGGTCGGCCTGCTCGGCCCCGCCTCGGCCGGCGCCGGCCGGCTGCTGGGCGCCGAGGCCTATTTCGGCGGCGGCCTCGCGGGCCGGTACCGGTACGAGGAACTCGCCGGCTGCCCCGTCCCTTACGCGCTGTCGCTGCGGCCCGGGGCGCTGCTCGCCGGGATGCTGGCCGAGCTGGCCGAGCTGCCCAACGTGCGGCTGGTCTGGGGCGCCGAGGTCGAAGGGCTCGGCGGACCTCCGGGCGGCCCCCGCTCGCTGACGGTGCGTACGGCCGCCGGGACCAAGGAGTACCGGCCGACGTACCTGCTCGCCGCAGACGGCCGCAACTCCGTCGTCCGCGAGCTGGCCGGGATCGGCGCCGACGTCACGGCGTCGGGCGGCGGGTACCTGGACGCGGGCGTGCCGATCCCGCCGGACTGGGACGAGCTGACCCGGGCGCACTTCGGCGCGCACGGCTATCTGCTGGAGACCCGCCGGGGCGAGGACGGACTGGTGATCGTGTGGATCACCGACGCGGCCACGGCGGCAGGCGTGCTCGACGGCCCGGTCGAGGGCCTGGTGAAGGTGTGGTCCGACGTGGTGCCCCGGCTCGCGCCCTGGCTCGCCGAGCACATCACGGACTGGGACCAGGTACGCCGCGTCCAGCACTTCTCGGTCCGGGCCGAGACCTGGACGTCGGGCAACGTGGTGCTGCTCGGCGACAGCGCACACGGCATGCACGCCTTCGCCGGCCAGGGCATGAACACCTCGCTCCAGGACGCCGTCTGCCTGGCGGAGGCCGTCGACCTGGCCCTGAGCGGGCAGGGGACCCAGGGGCTCGACGAGTTCGAGCGGGCTCGCCGTCCCTACATCGAGGGACTCCAGTCGCTCCAGGCCACCAACACCCCCGCGAGCGCGGACCAGGCGGCACCGGAGCGGGAGCGGGCTCCCGAATTCGAGGTGCTCGCACTGGGCCAGCCCGAGATCAGGCCGCTGCTGGCGCGGGCCATGGCGAACCAGGCGCGGTCCGGCGCCGGCGCGAACCACTGACACACCACAGAAGGAGCCTCAGATGGACCGGATCGGCTTCGGTGCCTTCCTCTCGCCGCTCCACCCGCTCGGCGAGGACCCGACCCTGACCATGTGGCGGGACATGGAGCTGATCGAGTGGCTCGACCAGCTCGGTTTCGACGAGTTCTGGGTGGGCGAGCACCACTCGGCGGGCTGGGGGACGATCAGCTCGCCCGAGCTCTTCATCGCCGCGGCCGCGGAGCGCACCCGCCACATCAGGCTGGGTACCGGGGTCACCAGCCTCCCGTACCACCACCCGTTCATGGTCGCCTCGCGCGCCGTCCAGCTCGACCACATGACGCGGGGCCGCTTCATGCTCGGGGTCGGCGCCGGATCGCTCCCCTCCGACATGCACATCCTCGGCATCGACCCGGTGGACACCCGCCCGCGTACCGCCGAGTCCCTGGAGGTGATTCTTCATCTGCTCAACAGTGAGGAGCCGCTGACCCGGCGCACCGACTGGTTCGAACTGCGCGACGCCAGGCTCCAGGTGCGCCCGTACTCCCGCGCCGGCCTGCCGGTCGCGGTCTCCAGCGCCTCCTCGCCGAGCGGGATGCGGCTGGCGGGGCAGCACGGCATCAGCCCGCTCTCGCTGGGCACACCGCGTCCGGGCACCTCGCCGAGCGACCTGCGCGCGCAGTGGCAGCACGCCGAGGAGGCCGCCGCCGAGCACGGCCGTACCGCGAACCGCGCCGACTGGCGGATCACCCTTCCGGTGCACATCGCCGAGACGAGGGAGGAGGCGTTCCGCGACGTCGTCGAGGGCTGGCTGCGGTATCGCAACGAGTACTGGGCGCAGACCCTCGGCCTGCCGATCGCGCTGTCGCGGGCCGACGCCCGCAAGGCGCTGGAGGCGGCGGTCGACAACCACGGCGCGATCATCGGCTCGGTCGACGACGCCATCCAGGCGGTGGAGCGCGTCCAGGAGGCCACCGGCGGTTTCGGCCGGCTCCTGGTCACGGTCCAGGACTGGGCGCCACGGGAGCGGATGAAGCACAGCTTCGAGCTGCTCGCCCGGTTCGTCGCGCCCCGTTTCAACGGCTCGCTGCGCGGGCTGACGGCGTCTCAGGAGTGGACCTCGCAGCAGACCCGCGCCTGGGCCGAGCAGCACGGTGCCACGTTGCTCGGCCGCCCGGTGGCCGCGCCGAAATAGCCGCACGGCAGGTGACGGCAGCGCGCGGCGGCCCCCGGACCACTCCGGGGGCCGCCGCCCTGGTCGTGCCGCCGACGGGTGGGGTCAGTGGCCCATGCCGAGCCCGCCGTCCACCGGCAGGACGGCACCGGTCACGTACGCCGCCTGCGGCGAGGCCAGCCAGAACACCGCCTCGGCGACCTCCTCGGCGGAGGCGCTGCGGCCGAGCGGCACCTCGCCGAGGATCCGCTCCCGGCGCTGTTCCCCGAGCCCTTCGGTCATGTCGGTGTCCACGAGTCCGGGGGCGACGACGTTCACGGTGATCGCGCGCGGGCCGAACTCACGGGCCAGGGAACGGGCCATGCCGACCATGCCGGCCTTGCTGGCCGCATAGTTGGCCTGGCCCGCGGAGCCGCGCAGGCCGGCCACGGAGGACAGGAAGATCATCCGGCCGGCGCGCCGCCGCACCATGTCGACGGACGCCTGACGGGCGACCCGGAAGGCGCCGCCGAGGTTGGTCTCCAGCACGCGGAAGAACTGCTCGTCGTCCATCCGCATCAGCAGCCCGTCCTCGGTGATGCCGGCGTTCGCGACCAGGACCTCGACCGGTCCGTGCGCCGCCTCCGCCTCGGCGAAGGCCTGGGCCACCTGGGCGGCGTCCGTGACGTCGCACTTGACGCCGAGCAGTCCTTCCGGGGCGCCCGAGCCGCGGTGGGTGACCGCCACGGCGTCGCCGTGCGCGGCGAACCTCCGGGCCACCGCGAGCCCGATGCCGCGGTTGCCGCCTGTGACCAGTACCGAACGTCCCACAGTCCTGTGCTCCTTCTCTTTCCTCGATCGGTTCACGGATTCGGTCAGTGTCTGAGGGCGGCGTAACCGCCCTGATGGTGGATCAGCGGAGGCCGGACGGGATCGGCCACGTGCACGGCGCCGACCCGGCCGAGGAAGAGCACGTGGTCGCCACCGGGGTAGCAGTGCTCGGTGCGGCACTCGAGCGAGAACACGGCGTCGGCGAGCAGCACGTGCCCGCTGTCGCCGACCCGCCCGCCGAGGCGCTCCTGTGCGGTCAGGCCGCGCGGCCGGTCCCGCGCGGCGAACGCCGCGGACAGCTCCGCCTGGTCCTCGGCGAGAACGTTCACGGCGAAGCCGCCGGCGTCCTCGATCGCACCGCGCAGCCGTCCGTTCGCCCCGATGCTGACCAGCACCAGCAGGGGGTCGAGCGAGACGGAGGTGACCGAACTCGCCGTCACCGCCTCGGTGGCCCCGCCGCTGCCGGCCGTGATCACCGTCACGCCGGTGGGCAGATGACCCATCGCCCGGCGGAACACCGTGGCATCCGGCTCCGGGGCTGCGGCACTGTCACCCGCGCTGCCGGGCCGCCGCGCAACATGCGTCGACATGCGTTCGCCTCTCTCGGGTTCAGCGCTTGTACACCAGGCAGGTCAGCCGGGCCGTACACGTCAGCCGCCCGCGGTCGTCGGTGATGGAGACCTGGTACGTCGCCACCCGGTCCCCCTGCTGCAGCGGAGTGCAGACACCGGTCACGAGGCCGCTGCGGGCCGGCCGGTGGTGGGTACAGGACAGTTCGAGCCCGGCCACCGTTCCCCGGGGGGCGACGTGGATGCCCGCCGCGACCGATCCGAGGGTCTCGGCGAGCACCGCGTTCGCGCCCCCGTGCAGCCAGCCGAACGGCTGCTGGTTGCCCTCCACGGGCATCGTGCCGACCAGGCGGTCCGCGTCCCACGAAACGATCTCGATGCCCATCCGCGTGACGAGCTGCCGGTCCACCAGCGAGGGCGGAACGGACAGCAGACTGCGGGGCACGAGTTCCGGTGCCGGCCCGGGCACGTCGGCCCGCACGGCCTTGCTCTCCATAGGTCTCTTCTCCTGGGTCACGGGCCCGAACGGAGTTCGTCACCGGGCGCATTCCGTACTGTCGCGCGCCCGGGCGGCGCGGCCAAGACCTGATCCAGGTACCCGAATCTCACCGGAGGGCGACGTCATCGGGGTGCACCATCGAGCAGGGCAGTCGGGTCTTATAAGCGCGAATCCGGTCCCTCAGGATTCACCACGACAACGTTTCGTGGAACAGCCGGACTCCCGTATCCCGAGCTATCGGAGAACCCCTTGGAATTCGCTTCCCATTCCGCCGCGCCGCCGGATTCCGGGCAGCTCCGGCTCCCCTGGGACGAGTATCTGCGCCGACTGGGCCACGAGGGTCCGGTCGAGCCGACCGTGGACTGCCTGCGGGCCCTGCTGACGGCCCATCTGCGCGCCGTTCCCTACGAGATGCTCGAATCCCTCGAAGGGGTCCGGCCCTCGCTGGAGTACGCCGACATCTTCGACAAACTCGTCCGGCGCCGCCGCGGCGGCACCTGCCTGGAGGCCACCCCGCTGTTCGGCCGCTTCCTGCGGGAGGCCGGCTTCGAGGTGCGACTGGTGGCCGCGCAGATGTGGCGGGTCAGCGGCGAGTGGTGGCCGCACTGGGACCACCTGGTGCTGCTGGTCACGGCCGAGGGCACCACCTGGCTGGTCGACGTGGGGTTCCTGATGCTCTCCGCGCCGGAACCCCTGGACATCTCCGGGGCCCCTCAGGAGCAGGCCGGCTGGACGTTCCGCGTGGTACGCGAGGACGACGGTCCGACCCTGCTGCGCGCCGGCGCGGACGGGGTCTGGACGCCGGTCTACCGCTTCGCCGAGCAGCCGCTGGACATCCCCGACTACGCCTGGATCGTCGACTTCCACCTGGCGGCGGAGGACTCTCCGCTGACCGGCAGCGTGCTCTGTTCGCGCACCCTGCCCGACGGCAAGGTCGTCGTCCTGGGCGACAACGTCGTACGAGCCCGCGACGGCGCCCAGACGATCGACTATCTCGCCGACGCGAATGCCGCGGAACAGGCCCTCGGCGAGGTGCTTGCGGGCCATCCGGCGCTTCTGGCGGAGGCGGTCGACGCATGGCGCAAGGCCAGGGCAAATCGGCGGGAGAACGCACGCCGGATCATCTGAACCGCTTCACAGAAATGAACAGGAAACCTCGAATGGACATATTCGGAGCACCGCTGGAGCGGTCCTGGGGCGTGGGAATTCGGGCGGTCGGCGGATATCTCCCCGAGAAGACGGTCAGCAATGCCGACCTGGAGGAGATCCTCCTCACCCGGGACGACTGGATCAGGGAGAACATCGGCGTGGAGACACGCCGGATGGCCGCCGAGGACGAGTGGACCTCGGACCTGGGGGCCGCCGCGCTCAAGGACGCCTGCGCCCGGGCGGGCATCGACCCCTCCGAGGTGG
Coding sequences within:
- a CDS encoding NAD(P)/FAD-dependent oxidoreductase, which gives rise to MPPPSEEPEENEPAPDCCVVGAGPAGLLAALLLGRRGRRVTVLERRPDPAGAAPAAGGSVIVQPVTLGLLDQVGLLGPASAGAGRLLGAEAYFGGGLAGRYRYEELAGCPVPYALSLRPGALLAGMLAELAELPNVRLVWGAEVEGLGGPPGGPRSLTVRTAAGTKEYRPTYLLAADGRNSVVRELAGIGADVTASGGGYLDAGVPIPPDWDELTRAHFGAHGYLLETRRGEDGLVIVWITDAATAAGVLDGPVEGLVKVWSDVVPRLAPWLAEHITDWDQVRRVQHFSVRAETWTSGNVVLLGDSAHGMHAFAGQGMNTSLQDAVCLAEAVDLALSGQGTQGLDEFERARRPYIEGLQSLQATNTPASADQAAPERERAPEFEVLALGQPEIRPLLARAMANQARSGAGANH
- a CDS encoding LLM class flavin-dependent oxidoreductase; the encoded protein is MDRIGFGAFLSPLHPLGEDPTLTMWRDMELIEWLDQLGFDEFWVGEHHSAGWGTISSPELFIAAAAERTRHIRLGTGVTSLPYHHPFMVASRAVQLDHMTRGRFMLGVGAGSLPSDMHILGIDPVDTRPRTAESLEVILHLLNSEEPLTRRTDWFELRDARLQVRPYSRAGLPVAVSSASSPSGMRLAGQHGISPLSLGTPRPGTSPSDLRAQWQHAEEAAAEHGRTANRADWRITLPVHIAETREEAFRDVVEGWLRYRNEYWAQTLGLPIALSRADARKALEAAVDNHGAIIGSVDDAIQAVERVQEATGGFGRLLVTVQDWAPRERMKHSFELLARFVAPRFNGSLRGLTASQEWTSQQTRAWAEQHGATLLGRPVAAPK
- the fabG gene encoding 3-oxoacyl-ACP reductase FabG; this encodes MGRSVLVTGGNRGIGLAVARRFAAHGDAVAVTHRGSGAPEGLLGVKCDVTDAAQVAQAFAEAEAAHGPVEVLVANAGITEDGLLMRMDDEQFFRVLETNLGGAFRVARQASVDMVRRRAGRMIFLSSVAGLRGSAGQANYAASKAGMVGMARSLAREFGPRAITVNVVAPGLVDTDMTEGLGEQRRERILGEVPLGRSASAEEVAEAVFWLASPQAAYVTGAVLPVDGGLGMGH
- a CDS encoding flavin reductase family protein, giving the protein MSTHVARRPGSAGDSAAAPEPDATVFRRAMGHLPTGVTVITAGSGGATEAVTASSVTSVSLDPLLVLVSIGANGRLRGAIEDAGGFAVNVLAEDQAELSAAFAARDRPRGLTAQERLGGRVGDSGHVLLADAVFSLECRTEHCYPGGDHVLFLGRVGAVHVADPVRPPLIHHQGGYAALRH
- a CDS encoding PaaI family thioesterase; translated protein: MESKAVRADVPGPAPELVPRSLLSVPPSLVDRQLVTRMGIEIVSWDADRLVGTMPVEGNQQPFGWLHGGANAVLAETLGSVAAGIHVAPRGTVAGLELSCTHHRPARSGLVTGVCTPLQQGDRVATYQVSITDDRGRLTCTARLTCLVYKR
- a CDS encoding arylamine N-acetyltransferase, encoding MEFASHSAAPPDSGQLRLPWDEYLRRLGHEGPVEPTVDCLRALLTAHLRAVPYEMLESLEGVRPSLEYADIFDKLVRRRRGGTCLEATPLFGRFLREAGFEVRLVAAQMWRVSGEWWPHWDHLVLLVTAEGTTWLVDVGFLMLSAPEPLDISGAPQEQAGWTFRVVREDDGPTLLRAGADGVWTPVYRFAEQPLDIPDYAWIVDFHLAAEDSPLTGSVLCSRTLPDGKVVVLGDNVVRARDGAQTIDYLADANAAEQALGEVLAGHPALLAEAVDAWRKARANRRENARRII